From Apium graveolens cultivar Ventura chromosome 9, ASM990537v1, whole genome shotgun sequence, the proteins below share one genomic window:
- the LOC141684335 gene encoding uncharacterized protein At5g01610-like, whose product MSPITILTISLLSISLLSLPPPSLAGDFSDAYSLLESYNFPAGLLPVGVKGYDLDQSTGKFSLYLNGTCSFSAEGSYQLKYKSTISGHIAKNKLTNLSGISVKILFLWLNIVEVDRNDDDIELSVGFASAVFPVGNFDECPECGSGLNSRFVRQNGLVRKMKLDSFVESS is encoded by the coding sequence ATGTCTCCGATCACAATCCTCACTATCTCTCTCCTATCCATATCTCTCCTCTCTCTCCCTCCGCCGTCTCTCGCCGGAGACTTCTCCGACGCATACTCCCTCCTCGAATCCTACAATTTTCCGGCAGGTCTTCTCCCAGTAGGCGTAAAAGGGTACGATCTTGATCAATCCACCGGTAAATTCAGTCTTTACTTAAATGGTACTTGTAGTTTCTCAGCCGAAGGATCATATCAGCTTAAATATAAGTCTACGATAAGCGGTCACATTGCGAAAAATAAGCTCACCAATTTAAGTGGGATTAGTGTTAAGATACTGTTTTTGTGGCTTAATATTGTTGAGGTTGATAGAAATGATGATGATATTGAGCTTTCTGTTGGGTTTGCTTCTGCGGTTTTCCCGGTGGGGAATTTCGATGAATGTCCAGAATGTGGGAGTGGGTTGAATTCCAGGTTTGTGAGGCAAAATGGGCTAGTGAGGAAGATGAAATTGGATTCTTTTGTGGAATCAAGTTAG